From the genome of Clostridium sp. BNL1100, one region includes:
- the pstB gene encoding phosphate ABC transporter ATP-binding protein PstB, with translation MTNEYRIVTKDLNLYYGDMQALKNVSLEIPSNKVTAFIGPSGCGKSTFLKTLNRMNDLVASVRITGDVYFDGLNVYKEYDIVELRKNIGMVFQKPNPFPMSIYDNVAYGPRIHGIKSKSKLDDIVEKSLRNSALWDEIKDRLKQNALGLSGGQQQRLCIARVLAVEPEVVLMDEPTSALDPISTLKIEDLIEELKQNYTIVIVTHNMQQAARISDLTAFFLHGEVVEFGNTNQLFSNPKDKRTEDYITGRFG, from the coding sequence ATGACTAACGAATATAGAATTGTTACTAAGGATCTAAATCTTTACTATGGAGATATGCAGGCGTTAAAAAATGTTTCATTGGAAATTCCAAGCAACAAGGTTACTGCATTTATAGGCCCTTCCGGCTGTGGTAAATCGACCTTCTTGAAAACTCTAAACAGAATGAACGATCTGGTGGCATCAGTCAGGATTACCGGTGATGTCTATTTCGACGGTTTGAATGTTTATAAGGAATATGATATAGTTGAGTTAAGAAAAAATATTGGAATGGTATTCCAAAAGCCTAATCCGTTTCCAATGTCTATTTATGATAATGTTGCTTACGGGCCACGTATTCATGGGATAAAGTCTAAATCCAAACTGGACGATATAGTTGAAAAAAGTCTCAGAAACAGTGCCCTTTGGGACGAGATTAAGGACAGATTAAAGCAGAATGCACTGGGTTTATCAGGTGGTCAGCAGCAGCGTCTTTGCATCGCAAGGGTTTTAGCTGTAGAGCCTGAAGTTGTTTTGATGGATGAACCTACATCAGCTCTTGACCCGATTTCAACTCTTAAAATAGAGGATTTAATTGAAGAATTGAAACAAAATTATACTATTGTAATAGTTACACATAATATGCAACAAGCAGCAAGAATATCAGATTTAACAGCTTTTTTCCTCCACGGGGAGGTAGTTGAATTTGGCAATACAAACCAATTGTTCAGCAATCCAAAAGATAAGAGAACTGAAGACTATATAACAGGAAGATTTGGTTAA
- the phoU gene encoding phosphate signaling complex protein PhoU, producing MVRNSFDKELEHLHGLMVKMSAMVEESIENSVLAFKKQDVSLAKQVFESDDTIDDMESKIEKICINLIARQQPLAKDLRAISTALKIITDMERIADHAADIAELTIRMADLKQVKPLIDIPLMADLAKKMVTKSIDSYVKQDIALAKEVCNSDDEVDNLFSKIVLELINIMKNNPETVEQATDYMFIVKYLERIGDHATNIAEWVVFNVTGSHDHLARKNE from the coding sequence ATGGTAAGAAATTCATTTGACAAAGAACTGGAACATTTGCACGGTCTTATGGTAAAAATGTCAGCAATGGTTGAGGAATCTATTGAAAATTCAGTACTCGCTTTCAAGAAGCAGGATGTGAGTCTTGCTAAACAGGTATTTGAAAGTGATGATACCATTGATGATATGGAAAGTAAAATAGAAAAGATATGTATAAATCTGATTGCAAGACAGCAGCCGCTGGCAAAGGACCTTCGAGCAATAAGCACAGCTCTTAAAATAATAACCGACATGGAGCGAATAGCAGATCATGCGGCAGATATTGCTGAATTGACAATCAGAATGGCTGATTTAAAGCAAGTTAAACCTCTGATTGATATACCCCTTATGGCTGATTTGGCAAAGAAAATGGTTACCAAATCAATTGATTCCTATGTAAAGCAGGACATTGCTCTTGCTAAAGAGGTTTGCAATAGTGATGATGAGGTAGATAATTTATTTTCAAAAATTGTTCTTGAACTGATTAATATAATGAAGAACAACCCTGAAACTGTAGAACAGGCTACTGATTATATGTTTATAGTAAAGTATTTGGAAAGAATTGGAGACCACGCTACCAACATTGCAGAATGGGTTGTTTTCAATGTAACGGGTTCCCATGATCATTTAGCCCGGAAAAATGAGTAA
- a CDS encoding response regulator transcription factor, producing the protein MSKQVIFVVEDEMHIQQLIKYNLEANGFKVNVFDNGEDLLAYSSENVPDLFILDIMLPGIDGLEVCRNLKQTSNTKTIPIIMLTAKSEEFDKVLGLELGADDYITKPFSVRELVARVKALFRRVNTTTEPKIEVLSHGEITIDCNRREVYKGDRLLEMPLKEFELLKMLILNKGKVLSREHLLDKIWGFDYYGETRTVDVHIRYLRQKIEDNDENPTYIETVRGIGYRFTDKNPDSAN; encoded by the coding sequence ATGTCTAAGCAGGTAATTTTTGTTGTAGAAGATGAAATGCATATTCAACAATTGATAAAATATAACCTTGAGGCCAATGGCTTTAAGGTTAATGTTTTTGATAATGGAGAAGATTTGTTGGCATATAGTTCTGAAAATGTACCGGATTTATTTATTCTTGATATAATGCTCCCCGGTATAGATGGGCTAGAAGTTTGCAGAAACCTGAAGCAAACCTCCAATACAAAGACTATTCCCATAATTATGTTAACAGCAAAAAGTGAGGAGTTTGATAAAGTATTGGGACTGGAGCTTGGGGCCGATGATTATATTACAAAGCCTTTCAGTGTAAGAGAACTTGTTGCCAGGGTTAAGGCCTTATTCAGAAGAGTGAATACAACTACTGAGCCTAAAATTGAAGTCCTGTCCCACGGTGAGATTACAATTGACTGTAACAGAAGAGAAGTATACAAGGGTGACAGACTTCTGGAAATGCCACTAAAAGAATTTGAACTTCTTAAAATGCTGATTCTTAACAAGGGTAAGGTTTTATCCAGAGAGCATCTATTGGATAAAATATGGGGGTTTGATTACTACGGAGAAACAAGAACGGTAGATGTTCATATAAGATATTTAAGGCAAAAAATTGAAGATAATGATGAAAATCCGACTTATATTGAAACTGTTCGTGGAATAGGCTACCGTTTTACAGATAAAAACCCTGATTCAGCCAATTAG